TTCTTGTGGCCTGAAACAAACTGCAGGACACACAACACGAGAAGACCAGCTGATACGTATTTGTATCACTAAGTGTGTGACAACGTAATGTTATATTGATGATTGCTCATAACACAGCATAGCGAAATAGTAACTTGAGAGCATGCCATACTTACTGAGATTAGTAAATGCGGAAAGAAACCAGGTCAAAACGCTAACGGAAGCTGCGTTCTTAGTTCTTAAAATTTCCAGTAGTTGGACAACTTTACTCGAGGCTGAGACAGGAGTACAGAGTGGCTgcacaaaaatatatatacatttttttaaaattacagctATTCACACATATCAAAATTAAAGTTGATCTAGCTATATTTAATGTAGAACAGCTGATAAGAATTCTTAACACGTTGTCAAATGTTAAAaacattcattgatcatattgttttgtATTGCTATGTTCATACACAATTACTAGTAATTCCGCCTGACTAATGCTATAAACAGAAATTTGAAACTAATACAAATATGTGTAACAAACGTTAAGACTTACGACTAAAATCGACAAAATCGTCTTTGGTAGTACGCCGGTAAGAAAAGCCGATGTCAATCCTAAATAAATCCCGAATATTGCGAAACTCAGCGTGTTCACCATATTCTTATACTTcagtaccaaataaattaaaataatttcttgcaCCAAAATTATTGGATATTCCATGTACGATAGCAATGCATAATCGTTACAAAAATTGTAGCTTGCCATAATAGTATAGCTGAAAatgaaaatagtttgaaatcataATACAGGAAATCTATTTCATCGTATATTGCACTATACTTCAGTCCTATACCTTGTCAGTTCCAAAAGTAATCCATACAGGTTAATGCCAACAGCACTCTTAACTTTCAGCAAATTTAAAATTTGTGGTATTTTCAAAACAAGGCACAAAGTGATGGTTATAATACTCAGGACGTCAGATATAACGTATAATATTTCCATCTTGAATATTGCCGCTTCTGTTTACCGCGATTTATCTTACGTTATTACGTTTATCGGAGAAGTTCTTAACACATAGGTGACATACAACGACTACGCATCGCATCTTTTGGCTGCATTTCAAGGAGGACTGGTACACAATGGTCCTTGAGAATGCCGCCAAACGAGTTCACAATCACACCGCATTGCCGGTTTGTATTAAGTGTGCAGACTAAATTCAGTGTAGGGGTGGGGATAGCCGCAAACAAGGATCAGTCTGAACGAACCAATCGGAGTAGTAGCTACTGCTCACGTTGGGAGGAGGGCAGTTTGAACTTGGGCACAGTTATTGGTATGTTTCTACTCTCCGTGAGCCAGGGGCGCGTGACATAGTAGGCCACGACCTGCCACTGGCTCTCAGGAAAACGAAAAACTTGTGCGTAGTCGGGtggttttctttcaagaaaatgat
This sequence is a window from Schistocerca americana isolate TAMUIC-IGC-003095 chromosome 4, iqSchAmer2.1, whole genome shotgun sequence. Protein-coding genes within it:
- the LOC124612580 gene encoding solute carrier family 66 member 3, which produces MEILYVISDVLSIITITLCLVLKIPQILNLLKVKSAVGINLYGLLLELTSYTIMASYNFCNDYALLSYMEYPIILVQEIILIYLVLKYKNMVNTLSFAIFGIYLGLTSAFLTGVLPKTILSILVPLCTPVSASSKVVQLLEILRTKNAASVSVLTWFLSAFTNLTRVYTIFLDSADITLLSNFIISVILSSSVMVAAIVYKKPKTS